DNA from Triticum aestivum cultivar Chinese Spring chromosome 7D, IWGSC CS RefSeq v2.1, whole genome shotgun sequence:
TCTTCTCCACCTCGCTGCCCGTACTGCCGCACGAAAAATGTACGCCCGCCCGCCCGCCAATAATTGTCCCCCTCTTCTCAAGGAAGGATTGCCAATGATTGCGTATTTTTGTTTAGCAAGTCTTACTGTGTTGTCTATGTCAGAGTTACCAGTTGGCATTGTTCAACTGGATGTATGGAAATAGGGAACACCAGTTTTTGCTCTTAACTTGTCTCAGCATTACTGTGCCAGAACAAGTTTGGCAAAATCAAAAATTTTCTTTTTCTTCCAGTGAACTTCCCTGACTCTGCACATGGCACCCCTTCGATGGACGATGCGTCAGCGAAGCTTAAAGATTTTGATGATGATCCTCAGGGGAACGACTACCCGTTTGACTTTGATCTCCGGCAGATCGACGACCTGCTGCCCGATGAAGATGAGCTTTTCGCTGGGATCACGAATGAGATGGAGCCATCTTCGCAGGCGAATCCTGTAGAGGAACTGGAGGAGTTTGATGTGTTTGGCAGCGGAGGGGGAATGGAGCTGGACTCAGACCCTCTGGACAGCATCACAGCTGGTTTGGGGAATGCAAGTATAAGTGATGGGATCAGGGCCAATGGAGTAAACAACAATTTTGGCCTGTCAAACAGTCCTGGAGCTGTGGCTGGGGAGCATCCGTTGGGGGAGCATCCTTCCAGGACATTGTTTGTGAGGAACATTAACAGTAACGTTGAGGACTCTGAACTGCGCTCTCTCTTTGAGGTATGAACTGCAGTGGTTAACAGATTTATCTACTTCTAATGAATTGCATTTCCAGTCCAATTTGCTAGTTTTACATAGCAGCAGTAGGTGTATCATTCAGTATCTGAACATCTTCTGTATATAGGATATTTATGATCTTGACACCTTCATCTTCTGTGTTGACTAATCATAACCACTGCTTGTTCTTATCTGTATCCGTTTGATGTCGAATCTCAGTTGGTCTTGACAGTGACGTTATTGTCATTCCTTTCAGCAATTTGGGGATATCCGGACCCTTTACACTGCAACGAAGCACAGGGGCTTTGTGATGATATCTTATTTTGATATCCGGGCTGCACGTGGTGCGATGCGTTCATTGCAGAATAAGCCTCTGAGGAGGAGGAAGCTTGACATACATTTTTCTATCCCAAAGGTTTGTTATGTTTCTCTTCTGCGCCCATCTGAAGCCCTTGCCCACAAAAGCACTCCTTGAAATTGAATACCTTGTTGATTTTGCAGGAGAATCCGTCTGACAAAGATTTAAACCAGGGGACTCTTGTTATCTTTAACTTGGATCCATCAGTTTCTAATGAAGAAGTTCGCCAGATTTTCGGAACTTATGGGGAAGTAAAGGAGGTTAGGATGCTACTCCCAAATTTTGTTCCCACTAACTTAAGGTTTCTACTTGGAAAATGCAGCTTCATACATCTTTCTTGTGGTATTCATTCAAGCTGTTTGATTTCTGTTTGCAGATAAGAGAGACGCCTAACAAAAAGCACCACAAGTTTATTGAGTTCTACGATGTTAGGGCGGCAGAAGCTGCTCTTCGGTCACTGAATAAGAGCGAGATCGCTGGAAAACGCATCAAGTTGGAGCCAAGTCGTCCTGGTGGAACACGCAGAAGGTATGAATATTCCAAGAGTTACTATATTGTTTAAGCAGTAGATATGCCTGTTTGCTCCTCTATAGATGCTCCTTGAATTTTGGACAACACAATTTTTCAGTTATCTGTCTTTGATGACTTTTACCAGTCTGATCTGACTCTTCTTCTATTTTCTTCTTCTGATTTAGCTTGGTGCAACACCTTGGTCATGAACTAGAAGATGAAACCAGAGGTTATAGGCATTCTCCTCACGTTGGATCGCCTATGGCTAACTCTCCCCCAGGTACTTTTACTGGATCAGTTTTAAGTCATTTTATCCTCACTTTATCTAATTTTCTTCCAAACACCTGTTCACAACTAAGaaatgcatcatctcttgtcaggGGCGTGGGCTCAATATGGTAGTCCAACCGACAACAATTTGCTGCATGCATTCAGCAATTCACCTACTGGAAACGGAATGAGCCCTATCGGAATGTCCccttcaatgatgtcaaatgcTCTGAAGATTGCACCAATTGGGAAGGACAACAACTGGTCTAAATACGATCAAGTATTCTCAAACAGCAACCAGTCCCTTGGCGCAGCGTTTCAGCATTCACAGTCATACCAAGATCGCAAAAGTGAGCATATGAGCTCGAGTCCTGGGACTTTAACAGGGCCCGAGTTTCTGTGGGGCAGCCCAAAGCCTTATCCAGAGCATTCCCAATCCTCATCAATGTGGCGTCCACCACCAGTTGGTCATGCAATGTCATCCAGTAGCCGCCCTCAGGGTCAGGGCTTCCTGTATGGTAGTCGCCAGGCTTCATTGTTCGGATCTTTGGATCAAAACCGTCATCATGTTGGGTCTGCCCCTTCTGGCGCTCCATTTGAGAGCCACTTTGGATTTTTGCCTGAATCGCCCGAGACGTCGTTTATGAATCAAGTTAGGTTTGCGAATATGGGGAACATTGGCGGTGCTAACCGAAACGGGGGAAGCCTCATGCTGAACATGGCTTCTCGTGCTTCCCTGAATCCTGTTTCTGCTCTAAGTGGAAGCCTGACAGATAATAACTCTACTAACTTCAGACCAATACCATCGCCAAGACTTGGGCAACCACCATTCTTTGGGAACACCACATATCAAGGGCCTGGTTATTATGGACTTGACAGCTCCTCCATTGAGCGTGGTCGCAACCGCCGAGTTGACAGCAGCGCGTTCCAGGCAGATAGCAAGAAGCAGTATCAGCTTGATTTGGACAAGATCCGTAAAGGAGAGGATACTCGGACAACATTGATGATTAAAAACATTCCAAACAAGTATGCAGTTTAATGCCATGTTTTCTTGTTTGCTCTTTATATTGCTTGCTAATTGTCCTAACCCAGTTTTTCCTGAATTGGGTAGGTACACATCCAAGATGCTTTTGGCTGCAATCGATGAGCTCCACAAAGGAACATATGACTTCTTCTACCTGCCAATTGATTTCAAGgtagtgtattttatattgcttcatctTGTTGTTTTTCAGCGACTTATTCACATATCCAGTACTGTAATAATTGTTTCTTCATTTCCCCCTGCAGAACAAATGCAATGTCGGTTATGCGTTCATCAACATGATATCCCCTGTGCACATTGTATCTTTCTACCAGGTGTGTTTTCTTTGTTGGTCCTTTACATGTTCCATTGTTCTCTTATCAATCCATGTCTAGCTGAATTTCACAGCAGCCTATGCTCGCTGGTTGAATTAATCTCAACAGCTTGAAATATGACCTTTTGGATGCCTACCTTTAATTACAGGCTTTCAATGGGAAGAAGTGGGAGAAATTTAACAGCGAGAAAGTAGCATCATTGGCGTATGGTAGGATCCAGGGAAGGAATGCACTAATCTCACATTTCCAGAATTCAAGTTTGATGAACGAGGACAAGAGATGCCGCCCCATTCTTTTTCATTCCAACGGGCCAGAGACTGGAAATCAGGTAATAAATTGCTGCATTCTATGCTGAAAGTGAAAGGGCATCTGTTTTATGAACTTGTATTGCACAAAACATGTCCTTCTCTGGCACTAAATCAtgttactccctctgatccatattagttatcactgaaatggatgtatctagacgtatttcagtgctagatacatccgtttgaatgacaattaatatggatcagagggagtatataacTGTTGCAAGATAATTGAAACTCAGCATCTTATTTTGACACGTGAAGCATGACAGAGTATGATAATGCTCTTGAAGTATTAGTTATAATTCTTCAAAAGTGAAGTGTAATACCCAGGGACACGATTTACTACCAGTGTTTTATTTATGCATTTTTTTGAGAAATATTGACCCTGAATGCAAGTGGTCTAATACCATGAATGAAACTCAGGAACCATTTCCCAATGGGATATGCATCCACATGCCTCTGGATGGTGGGGCAGGCTCCAGCAAGGAGCCCCTCGGCTTTGAAGAGGACGACAATCCCAGCGAGATCAAGATATCCGGGGAGAAATCCATGGCGGGGAGTTTGTAGATTATATAACCAACGAAGAGGCTTGGAGTCGCCGCCGCGGAGTCTAACTGTCTTGTGACAAAAGGCGGTGTCCACCCCAAACTGTATAAAAGTGAGGAAGATTGGTTTAGTAGTGCAGGAATTATGGCGTGGCGTTGCATGGCGCATCTACCGGTTTTTGTCGCAGCGGATGTCGCCCCCCTGAAGCAGCGGCTTTGAATCGCAGTCGGGAGTTTGCTAGGTCCCCCCCTCTTTTGACCCCCCGAACTCTGTACAGATAGATGTGGGGAGTTGATGATGACTGGATGATGATGCTTTTGGTTTGGTTTTCTGTAAAGAACACCAATTGTACAGTCGGATGGATACTTGTGCTAGTTCTGCATGCTTTTATTTTCTGTATGGTTGAAACTCAACTCAAGACAGGTCTAATCGGGTGATGCCAGTGTGGAAATATGAATCCCCGCATTGTGCATTGTGAGTCATTCCTGTGTCCATTTTATTATTATGCAGAACTTATTTCTTTCTTTTATGATGATTCATCTTCATCCAGAATTTTTACAATGCTCATATATCTACCTGATCCTACTAGCAATGGAATGATTAAATGATGGCCTCGCCTTCGTCTTGGAAGTTCACTGAGTTGTGGACAATGAACTAGTTAGATGTTCTTGGCAAAGCATCACTTTCAGTTTTTTGTTTGCAAGCAGACACATATTTGAAATTGCAATGTCCTGAAACTTTAGGGTTTGAGTGATTGTTCCACTCCCATAGGTGATCATGGTTTTGTTAAGAATAGAATACCATTAGCTCAGCCTTATGTAATATATATGTAATCTCTGTTGTGGATACAAAGTTAACTCCCGCATCGAACCTCAACTCACACGTTTCAAGGCCGACGAAGTACACCTATATCAAACACAAATCTGGCTACAGCTAAGTTTACATTTCCTCGAAGCCGCACAGTTCTCACGGATTAGATCCATTAACTGATTAGATCGAAGGATGTCAACGGTTTCCAAGTACAAATAATCCTGTCAGGTTACATTTCAGACTTCGCCGACTGAATTTTCTGGTCTTCTTCCGTAGTTCCACAAGTGAGGCAGTTCGCCTCTTATCCAACCAAGCACCACAATAACCCCTGGTATGACAATGTATGATACGGGCATCAGTCGCGCTGATCGAGGGAAGGGAGTAAGTAGATAAGATTAGGCACCAAAAGGAACAATTTGTATGCTTACCTAACGTGCAAGGAACTAGGTACAGCAGCGCGGGCTGACCATGTCCATCCATCAGGAAAAGCGCAAGATAGGTAAGGAAAAGGCCTGCAAggggaaaatgaaaatgaaaatgaaaatgtgaGCTCTGCACAGGAGGTACTGCTTGCTACAAACAATGAACTGTGTGCAGAACAAGATGAGTCAAGAACTTACCGACAGCATATCCCACGGTCAGCCACAGAAAATATCCATTCAAGATACCCTTTTTGCCTGCCCTGTCAAATCTGCATCGTATAGCAAAGTGATGATGTATGATTAACAAATGGCGTAAACCTCTCATACAAACAGAGTTCTTAGTGTGCTACGAAACGTCAAGGGCCCAAGCATTCACTATATGACGATGTCCAAGATAAGCAAGAAGAATTGATCTATTATCTCCCAAATATTCTCAATCTCAACCTAGCAAGAAGAATCGATCTATTATCTCCCAAATGTCCACCACCTCAACCTATCTTCCAGCATGGTAGTTAGTTATCCCGAATGAAGGTTCACAACAAAAAGTGTGCCTCTTAAGGCCTTCATCACGATTAGCAAGAATGGTACCAGACTACCAGATAGTATTTAAGTATGTTTCTTCAATGTATACCCATTAGTGAACTAACGGAGTAACATCGCATAGAGTACCTGTAGCTGAATGCAACGAGCAATCCAGGGAAAATAATATCACCAAAGCCTATCATGTCATAGCCACCCCATGGATCAAAGAAACGAGGTATTCTTAGGAGCATCGGAATTGCTTCCCCTGAGCTGTCACCACTAGCAACCTGAAGGTTTTAATAAAATGAAAATCTCAATCACAAGTCACAGCACATAATAGAATAGATAGCCTACTAAACATGAGCGCTTGCAGGATAATGTATTTGTTTAACGTCAAATTATAAACCACAAAAAAGAGCATGTTCTAAACATTTCACTACAGTTTCAAGTCTGAAAGTTGCTGCCAAAATATATCAAATTTATATGGGTCATGAAAGCACCAAATTAGATCATAACACTGAATATTCTAACAATCCACTCAGTTTCAAGATAGGCTACTGATTATTCTCTTATATTCTGAAGGTATTTAAGCAAGTAACCCTTGTGGATTCTGTCCTGTCCTTCTCTCAATTTTACAACCTACCAAATCCTTGCCCCCTCAAAGTATACCTTTCTTAAATGGCTTCATCATGTGGTTGCAAGACTATTCCATTTTTGTTTATCTTTTTGATGAGGAGAAACAAGCCCAATCCATTGATTTAACTAGAAAATCTACCGTCTAAATTAACCTGTAAAACTAGAGCGTAACAGGTAATAACTCTAGATGTAAATGTAAAGGTCAAGAATGCACTTACTGCAATCATAACACTCTCATGGAATATAAGAGGCGAAATGAAGACCCAGAAGATGTCATACACAAATGCAGCACTAAGAAGAGCTGATGCAACCTGCAAAGATACAGCCTTAGATACTTCTGATACACGCAGGAGTCGTAAAACTGTTAGGACTACTGCAAATAGACATGCCAATACCCTGATATTAGGTAAGCGCGCCATCTGAAGCACAGTTATCATCAGGCAGATACCCTGTGACAAATACAGACTGCATGGTTAAAGTATAGACTAAATACTGAAGGTCATAAAAAACCCTCTTACAAGGATTAAAATCAAGATTAAAAACATAGCAAGCGAACGTAAGAATCATCATCAATTCAACTTACAAGGATGTCTTGGCCTATCCAAGCAAACGAAGAATGCCGATATACAGCCCATAGAATGGCAAAGACCGTACAGAATGGTACTATTCCAACAGACAAGGCCAAGACCTCCCCGTAGAAGGGCAATTGTACAGTATTATTTCCCCAATCCTTATTAATCCTGTAAACAAGGCGCACACGAGACAGAGAATATGAGGAGATAAATAAAGTAAAGAGTGTTGAAAAAATTGCTCAATGTAAACTATTTCATGCATTACCTAGAGATAATTGTCACCAAGCAAACATGCATTCCCTGCAACACACAAAACAGAAACAAACTCACAGCCGAATACCAAAATACAAAAAACTAACCAAGCACCGAGAGAAGTATTTGTACAAATAGACAGGCCTTGTGATCAAACGAGCACAAGGTAGAGAATACACGGGGAAATACCTCAATACCACCAATGCAGAACAATACAATCAGTAGCCAGGCGACCCAAGACGACATGAAGTAGAACAGGAGGAGAAGGAAAACTGAAGCTACTATGACAAAAACACCAGCTCCCTTTGCTGTGATTTCAAGGATTTCTTTATCTTGTGTGTTGTTTGTTCCAGAATTAGGTCCTGGCTGTTTAGTATGAAATGAAGAAACTCATTAGCAAAACACTTAACCAGGAGATAACCTGAAAATTACTACTCATTAGCTAGAAACAAACACAGTAAAATGcaaattattttttattttaataatCATTCATAAGTAGCAATCGTGTCTCGCAACATTATTATTTTTTTGCAACTCAGGGAGGAAAAAAAACTGTAGACAACATATAATCAAACAAAAATCATGTATTCTGTATTGCAGTCTTATTAATGTCTCATCATTCATCAGTCATCCCTGTTCTGAGTCGAGATTTACTGATTGGTACACATGAAAAGCCAAATTGCATGAACTGCCATTAAGTCTGGACAGGGAGAAAAGTCAGGACCTGCCGTGTCAGCTGATTATAATGCTCATCAATCTGTTCGCATGCAACGAATTCACTCCAGAGTGAGGCGCATACTATAGTTCCTACAGCCATTAACCACAAGAAGCATGCTGAAAGGTCCACAACTGGTCGATTTGGCGAATATAACTGCATCTCCACTACAACAAAAGAACATTGACTTATTAGCAATGCATAGTCTGGTGTATCAAAAATTAACTCGTAAGATATGTGACTTAGATCACTCATTCAAGATAACACTATTTATGCATGGCACATGAGTACAGACGTGATTATTAAGTAACCGACTTGTGTTAAAAAATGTAGAAGCTATGTGATCAAAGAGCCAAAGACGGCCCTTCGGTAAGAATTTTGATTATATCCATTCCAATTTAGCATGGATTCACAAGCACATAGATGCACCCACAGCTCCGGGACCTCTATCATTACTAGAGGAACAAACAAGAGAATGGCTGTAGAACTGTTTGTAACAACGATTTATTAGACAGAATGGAGTCAAACTAATGGAATATCGTCCGCGAAACGATCTGGCAAAATATTAGAACAATAAGCAGAAATAAGAGAGTAGAGATGTTTAACTACCCAAAATCTACCACTGGAGCAAAATACAAGAAATAGAGAATATTACGAAGTTCAACAGCTAACAATAGTAAGGAGAATTAAGAAGAATATGTAGTTACCCCTTGCTCCATGATCCAATAAGTCCTTGAGATTCTTGCCTGCTGAATGTGGTACCATTACGACGGGGATTGTCACATTAAGTGAGGTATCATTGTCACCGCAAACCATCTTGTAAAGTTCTGCAAACACAGAGTTGACCAAACGGATTACTGCCTGCAAGAGAACCATGCatatgcctaccagaaaaatattgAACAGGGCAGAGATAATAATATATTTCAGGCAGTCCTGATGATAATACCTTCATCGTCATTTATAATAACCAAACCAGCTGCGCCAGCAGCCTGCGCAAACTCGGCCTTGGCGGTGAAAGGACACCCTCCGCGTGCCACTAAGGCGATAGAATTCGTTAACTGCAGCAGCAAGGATTAATTAGGTTAGATTATACTAGAAAAGTTCTTCTGAAAACAACTTGGTAGTAACCAAGTTATGTCGGAGTCGAAACCGAACCTTTGAGGTCGAATTGGAGCACAAGTCTGGAGGACTGGTGAGGGCAGCAAATGTTCTGTGAGCCTCGTTGATAGTTCTTGGCAAGGGGGATCCGAACCTCGCGCTCAGTCCGACAACAGTTGTGCCTTGGGTTCCATTCACCCAGTTCTTCACCTTGACctggagaaaaagaaaaaactggaaGCATGAGAAAGAATGGGGGGCTAAACTAGGTATAGGTGCGGCAGTAACTTGCTTTCATTTAAGATTTGGACCCGAAAATGCATACAAAGTGTAACAACCGAGACATTATCTTTGGAGTCGCTGCTCCTGATATGAGGATAGTATTACAGCTGGAAATTGGGATTGATTTGCTGGTTGCTGTTATGGAAGAAGAGTTGTCTGCTGCCAGGTTCACTTCACAGTAGGGTGGGTTCAGAAAGTCAGGCTGGgcatcaatcaatcaagcaagcagAGTTCATCTTATCTACTACTGTAGCAGGGAGGGACGGGTTGCGTCTATTCTATGTCGAAAGAAAGAAAGATTCCACATTTGACATCGGAAAAATCTGAGTCGAACCCAATCCACGAATCGCGAGCGGAGGGGCGACGAGATCTGATGGGGAGTACTGTAGAATGGATGGGGATTGGGTCTTTACCAGCTGGAACTTGTTGTTGCAGCCGGGGGAGGCGTCGTGGCCGCGGTCGTCGCTGGAGGCGTCGTCCGCCGCCGCGggtccggcgaggaggagcagcagcagggcggcggcggcgagcgcgggcAGGAGGGGctcgcggcggcggtggatcgCCATGGGCCTTCCCGGCACAGCTGGGGAGGCCACTTTGATTCGGACGGAaggaaggaagaaaaaaagaaaggaattTTGGCTTGGATTCGACAAGAGATGGGATCAAACTCCGACCAGTCGTCCATGGAGCAtttcctatgtttacgctttctcgGCCTGAAAACATGTTTGCTTGCCCTTACGTTTTTTCTCGCACATTTTTCCCACGGCACCAGGGCATCGGCTCCGACCAAAAGAGCTGCCCATCCACCGCCGGTGCCTAGCGATGTACTCTCTTCATAAAgaaataatataagagcgtttacatcTTTACAGAGAAAGTAATGCTCAGGTGGTGGCACGTCTTTGTTGTCGGCTCCCTTCTTTCGCTCCACACTGTCGCCATGGCCCCTGTCGGGTGGGGGGCGAGA
Protein-coding regions in this window:
- the LOC123169786 gene encoding signal peptide peptidase-like 2 isoform X1, translated to MAIHRRREPLLPALAAAALLLLLLAGPAAADDASSDDRGHDASPGCNNKFQLVKVKNWVNGTQGTTVVGLSARFGSPLPRTINEAHRTFAALTSPPDLCSNSTSKLTNSIALVARGGCPFTAKAEFAQAAGAAGLVIINDDEELYKMVCGDNDTSLNVTIPVVMVPHSAGKNLKDLLDHGARVEMQLYSPNRPVVDLSACFLWLMAVGTIVCASLWSEFVACEQIDEHYNQLTRQPGPNSGTNNTQDKEILEITAKGAGVFVIVASVFLLLLFYFMSSWVAWLLIVLFCIGGIEGMHVCLVTIISRINKDWGNNTVQLPFYGEVLALSVGIVPFCTVFAILWAVYRHSSFAWIGQDILGICLMITVLQMARLPNIRVLACLFAVVLTVLRLLRVSEVSKAVSLQVASALLSAAFVYDIFWVFISPLIFHESVMIAVASGDSSGEAIPMLLRIPRFFDPWGGYDMIGFGDIIFPGLLVAFSYRFDRAGKKGILNGYFLWLTVGYAVGLFLTYLALFLMDGHGQPALLYLVPCTLGVIVVLGWIRGELPHLWNYGRRPENSVGEV
- the LOC123169786 gene encoding signal peptide peptidase-like 2 isoform X2 yields the protein MAIHRRREPLLPALAAAALLLLLLAGPAAADDASSDDRGHDASPGCNNKFQLVKVKNWVNGTQGTTVVGLSARFGSPLPRTINEAHRTFAALTSPPDLCSNSTSKLTNSIALVARGGCPFTAKAEFAQAAGAAGLVIINDDEELYKMVCGDNDTSLNVTIPVVMVPHSAGKNLKDLLDHGARVEMQLYSPNRPVVDLSACFLWLMAVGTIVCASLWSEFVACEQIDEHYNQLTRQPGPNSGTNNTQDKEILEITAKGAGVFVIVASVFLLLLFYFMSSWVAWLLIVLFCIGGIEGMHVCLVTIISRINKDWGNNTVQLPFYGEVLALSVGIVPFCTVFAILWAVYRHSSFAWIGQDILGICLMITVLQMARLPNIRVASALLSAAFVYDIFWVFISPLIFHESVMIAVASGDSSGEAIPMLLRIPRFFDPWGGYDMIGFGDIIFPGLLVAFSYRFDRAGKKGILNGYFLWLTVGYAVGLFLTYLALFLMDGHGQPALLYLVPCTLGVIVVLGWIRGELPHLWNYGRRPENSVGEV
- the LOC543153 gene encoding protein MEI2-like 2 → MDRSPAPLSPPGFAVPLAVKKRQQAAPGYSSSSSPWGVPPAPPLTNNNNPNPPNGLRAGDTSIFSTSLPVLPHEKLNFPDSAHGTPSMDDASAKLKDFDDDPQGNDYPFDFDLRQIDDLLPDEDELFAGITNEMEPSSQANPVEELEEFDVFGSGGGMELDSDPLDSITAGLGNASISDGIRANGVNNNFGLSNSPGAVAGEHPLGEHPSRTLFVRNINSNVEDSELRSLFEQFGDIRTLYTATKHRGFVMISYFDIRAARGAMRSLQNKPLRRRKLDIHFSIPKENPSDKDLNQGTLVIFNLDPSVSNEEVRQIFGTYGEVKEIRETPNKKHHKFIEFYDVRAAEAALRSLNKSEIAGKRIKLEPSRPGGTRRSLVQHLGHELEDETRGYRHSPHVGSPMANSPPGAWAQYGSPTDNNLLHAFSNSPTGNGMSPIGMSPSMMSNALKIAPIGKDNNWSKYDQVFSNSNQSLGAAFQHSQSYQDRKSEHMSSSPGTLTGPEFLWGSPKPYPEHSQSSSMWRPPPVGHAMSSSSRPQGQGFLYGSRQASLFGSLDQNRHHVGSAPSGAPFESHFGFLPESPETSFMNQVRFANMGNIGGANRNGGSLMLNMASRASLNPVSALSGSLTDNNSTNFRPIPSPRLGQPPFFGNTTYQGPGYYGLDSSSIERGRNRRVDSSAFQADSKKQYQLDLDKIRKGEDTRTTLMIKNIPNKYTSKMLLAAIDELHKGTYDFFYLPIDFKNKCNVGYAFINMISPVHIVSFYQAFNGKKWEKFNSEKVASLAYGRIQGRNALISHFQNSSLMNEDKRCRPILFHSNGPETGNQEPFPNGICIHMPLDGGAGSSKEPLGFEEDDNPSEIKISGEKSMAGSL